A stretch of [Clostridium] innocuum DNA encodes these proteins:
- a CDS encoding helix-turn-helix transcriptional regulator — MELSIQERLKDLRVERGLTLEQLAEETHLSKSALGSYEGDNLKDISHHALIQLAKVYEVTVDYLLGRSKTKNHPNADLADLRLSDDMIELLKSGRVDTSLLCELAVHPDFPRLMADLEIYVNGTAVKQVQSANAIVDIMSATIMKQHNPGLSDPQLRQLVAAHIDDDSFCRYVIQQDINKIALDLREAHKDDFFSVPEDNPLEDFLQTAEETASPDSDPEQAALAFICKRLKLNLKKLSEEEKKWLKKIAQKSDLLKNPNPQRGRK, encoded by the coding sequence ATGGAACTATCCATACAGGAACGATTGAAAGACCTGCGTGTGGAACGAGGGCTGACGCTGGAACAGCTTGCGGAGGAAACTCATCTTTCCAAATCTGCTTTAGGCAGTTATGAGGGAGACAATCTCAAAGACATCAGCCACCATGCCCTTATCCAGCTGGCAAAGGTTTATGAAGTGACCGTTGATTACCTGCTGGGACGCTCTAAAACAAAAAATCACCCAAACGCCGATCTTGCAGACCTGCGCTTGAGTGATGATATGATTGAACTATTGAAAAGTGGGCGGGTGGATACTTCCCTCTTGTGTGAGCTGGCGGTACACCCGGATTTCCCCCGACTGATGGCTGACCTTGAAATCTATGTGAACGGAACGGCAGTCAAGCAGGTACAGAGCGCAAATGCCATTGTGGATATTATGAGCGCAACCATTATGAAGCAGCACAATCCCGGCTTGTCCGACCCGCAGTTAAGGCAGCTTGTCGCCGCCCATATTGACGATGACAGCTTTTGCCGCTATGTGATACAGCAGGACATAAACAAGATAGCCCTTGACCTGCGGGAAGCCCATAAGGACGATTTTTTCAGCGTTCCGGAGGACAATCCGCTGGAAGATTTCTTGCAGACCGCCGAGGAAACTGCCAGTCCAGACAGCGACCCGGAGCAAGCGGCTTTGGCGTTTATCTGTAAGCGGCTCAAGCTGAATTTGAAAAAGCTGTCCGAGGAAGAAAAGAAGTGGCTGAAAAAGATTGCACAGAAGTCGGACTTGCTGAAAAATCCAAACCCACAGCGGGGGAGAAAATAG
- a CDS encoding galactitol-1-phosphate 5-dehydrogenase produces MKVMRLHAINDFRLEEIETPSPKGDEILVKIGACGICGSDIPRVYQLGTRVYPVVIGHEFSGTVCAVGNPKDEELIGRKAAIFPLIPCRECEPCEIGQFCQCENYDYLGSRSNGGFAEYCLLPSRWHLVLSQKDDIDLEALSMCEPACVAQHALRRGNVTAGQTVAILGAGPIGIMTARWAKLFGAKQVILTDIDETKQRFAQERGFTVINSGKENLKERIDAMTDGRGVDVVIEGTGCSAGINDAIEIVRVGGTIVWLGNPHADTTIQLNVHSLLLRKELEMHGVWNSYYAQTPINEWEYTARMIEEGQLEVSDLITHRAGLKDLKQLFDDIHEHNVTICKAMYSAALDV; encoded by the coding sequence ATGAAAGTAATGAGATTGCATGCCATTAACGACTTCCGTCTGGAAGAGATTGAAACGCCATCTCCCAAGGGGGATGAAATCCTCGTTAAAATAGGGGCATGCGGAATCTGCGGTTCTGATATACCCAGAGTATATCAGCTTGGTACCAGAGTATATCCGGTCGTAATCGGTCATGAATTCAGCGGAACAGTGTGTGCTGTAGGGAATCCGAAGGATGAAGAGCTGATAGGACGAAAGGCTGCAATATTTCCATTAATTCCATGCCGGGAGTGTGAACCCTGTGAAATAGGACAGTTCTGTCAGTGTGAAAACTACGACTATCTTGGTTCACGCAGCAACGGCGGGTTTGCGGAATATTGTTTACTGCCGTCCCGCTGGCATCTGGTGCTATCACAGAAGGATGATATTGATTTGGAAGCTTTGAGTATGTGCGAGCCGGCATGCGTTGCCCAGCATGCTCTGCGCAGAGGAAATGTCACGGCGGGGCAGACAGTGGCGATTCTGGGCGCAGGTCCGATTGGCATTATGACTGCCCGCTGGGCAAAGCTGTTTGGCGCAAAGCAGGTCATTCTTACAGATATCGACGAAACAAAGCAGAGATTTGCACAGGAGCGCGGCTTTACGGTTATCAATTCAGGAAAAGAAAATCTAAAGGAGCGCATAGATGCGATGACAGACGGACGCGGTGTGGATGTCGTTATTGAAGGAACCGGCTGCTCGGCAGGTATCAATGATGCCATAGAAATTGTCAGAGTCGGCGGCACGATTGTCTGGCTGGGGAATCCGCATGCGGATACAACGATACAGCTGAACGTTCATTCTCTGCTTCTGCGTAAGGAGCTGGAAATGCACGGGGTATGGAACTCCTACTATGCACAGACACCGATCAATGAATGGGAATATACGGCACGTATGATTGAGGAAGGACAGCTGGAGGTATCCGATCTGATTACGCATCGTGCAGGTCTGAAGGATTTGAAGCAGCTGTTCGATGATATTCATGAACACAATGTCACGATTTGCAAGGCAATGTACAGTGCTGCTCTGGATGTATGA
- a CDS encoding gluconolactonase, giving the protein MKRQESRAVIAWRGAASAGLVSSADRAYMNAPVPRLTLDYGTKCPRRIATLTKKQTDFSLKIEMGGKPF; this is encoded by the coding sequence TTGAAGCGGCAGGAAAGCAGGGCTGTGATTGCGTGGCGTGGAGCCGCAAGCGCAGGACTGGTTTCATCAGCAGACAGGGCGTATATGAATGCCCCCGTCCCTCGTCTTACGCTGGACTATGGGACAAAGTGTCCCAGACGGATAGCCACACTTACGAAAAAGCAGACGGATTTTTCTCTCAAAATTGAAATGGGCGGGAAGCCATTTTAG
- a CDS encoding galactitol-1-phosphate 5-dehydrogenase has translation MKGYMKAAVLHGVNDLRVEDVLIPEIGDHDVLVKVAACGVCGSDIPRILTQGTYHFPTIPGHEFGGEVVEIGSEVEPAYLHKQVAVIPLIPCRGCKSCEVGDFAQCEDYDFLGSRSDGGFAEYVRVPKENLVIVPEHVKPEATAFLEPISVALHVVSNTGVSFGDDVVVFGLGAIGIFVAQWAKAFGAAHVFAVDLDPKKVEIAKQLGLKDALCASMDEVRKAVEEATKGAGCDVVFEASGAPVVFNQAMSLLKQNGRFGPVGRPVKDLNVAVDTYEMILRKQLTIKGTWSFEFKRFPHNAWDIALDALNKGIIQTDAIISHRLPLSKTREAVEIMDKKKEFFYKILIEPEMDN, from the coding sequence ATGAAAGGATATATGAAAGCGGCAGTTCTTCACGGTGTAAATGATCTTCGCGTGGAAGATGTATTGATACCGGAAATCGGAGATCACGATGTGCTTGTCAAGGTTGCTGCGTGTGGTGTCTGCGGGTCTGATATACCGCGTATCCTGACACAGGGGACCTATCATTTTCCAACCATTCCGGGACATGAATTTGGCGGAGAGGTTGTTGAAATCGGAAGCGAGGTGGAGCCTGCCTATTTGCATAAGCAGGTTGCCGTCATTCCTCTGATTCCATGCAGAGGCTGTAAATCCTGTGAGGTTGGGGATTTTGCACAGTGTGAGGACTATGATTTTCTCGGTTCCAGAAGTGATGGAGGCTTTGCGGAATATGTCAGGGTGCCAAAGGAAAATCTGGTCATCGTTCCCGAGCATGTGAAACCGGAAGCAACGGCATTTCTGGAACCGATCAGCGTGGCACTGCATGTGGTATCGAATACCGGGGTAAGCTTCGGTGACGATGTGGTTGTGTTCGGTCTTGGCGCGATAGGGATTTTCGTAGCACAGTGGGCGAAGGCATTCGGCGCTGCCCATGTATTTGCAGTTGACCTCGATCCGAAAAAGGTGGAAATAGCGAAACAGCTTGGTTTAAAGGATGCACTCTGCGCGTCGATGGATGAGGTTCGTAAAGCAGTGGAGGAAGCAACCAAGGGAGCAGGATGTGATGTCGTGTTTGAAGCAAGCGGAGCACCTGTGGTATTTAATCAGGCCATGTCATTACTGAAGCAGAACGGACGCTTCGGACCTGTTGGAAGACCGGTTAAGGATTTGAACGTTGCAGTTGACACCTATGAAATGATTCTGCGTAAGCAGCTGACGATCAAGGGTACGTGGAGCTTTGAATTTAAACGCTTCCCGCACAATGCATGGGATATCGCACTGGATGCTTTAAACAAAGGTATTATTCAGACGGATGCAATCATATCACATCGCCTTCCGCTATCAAAAACCAGAGAGGCCGTGGAAATCATGGACAAGAAGAAGGAATTTTTCTATAAAATATTAATTGAACCGGAAATGGACAACTGA
- a CDS encoding leucine-rich repeat domain-containing protein, whose protein sequence is MIIRGRDIICRNRYLKGVGRRFFSILLVCMIMGVRLIGTTVINAASSIAVRIMTSDGQTEELAGNSLSAALHGAGLTGIDRLLVSDGSITSKDWEWLRNNRAAFAALTEFEISDRVQTADLPDAPVGSPAYPSIFPYQLQKVVIPQSVRIGSNAFDGCNELRIVDITNAYEIGESAFSQCHALQSVAFPKVTSIENAAFSGCDGLTYASLPSLCTIGDQAFYSCKQLKTLEFSQLVRVNTAAFESCTALTEIEIPNVTSLGSSVFRNCKSLKKVNIPEVIQIPEKTFMDCISLQTVHAPKAEDIMASAFYGASALTAISFPSAVAIKEKAFSNCSSLRAIDLPRASVISKQAFKNCTALSYAKLPSVTVISEEGFMGCTALTSIHAPLAERIRDAAFMSCSSLTDIVLPGAVYIDNQVFSDCNSLTEIKLERAERIGSRAFENCTNLKTAEFPQADRIGEFAFRNCLKLDTLLLPDGLTPAADSITLTIDMTDGTREALQGDTLQAALQTVSLTEISRLIVMDGRISTADWEWMRSQHDTLQNLKEFEIQRNLYEIADLPSANDYTAIFPDCIEKVTIPQSVIIGDYAFERCAALTEIEAPEAYRIGKHAFAKCSSLKTASFPEADFVDEYAFQLCGQLQNLHFPKAESIGSSAFTDCRALQRNIMDKGTKGRPRNGLLTTNKG, encoded by the coding sequence ATGATTATAAGAGGTAGGGATATAATATGTAGAAACAGGTATTTAAAAGGTGTAGGGCGTCGTTTTTTTTCTATTCTGCTGGTATGTATGATCATGGGTGTACGGCTCATTGGAACCACTGTGATAAATGCTGCATCATCCATAGCTGTTCGCATTATGACATCGGATGGACAAACAGAGGAATTGGCCGGAAATTCTTTATCAGCGGCACTGCATGGAGCCGGGCTGACCGGTATCGACCGCCTGCTGGTGTCGGATGGCAGCATAACATCGAAAGACTGGGAATGGCTGAGAAACAACCGTGCCGCTTTTGCGGCCCTCACAGAATTTGAAATATCTGATCGGGTACAAACCGCAGATTTGCCCGATGCACCCGTGGGAAGTCCTGCGTATCCATCCATTTTTCCATATCAGCTTCAGAAGGTAGTAATACCTCAATCTGTACGAATCGGCAGCAATGCTTTTGATGGCTGTAACGAATTAAGGATTGTCGACATTACGAACGCATATGAAATCGGAGAAAGTGCATTTTCACAGTGCCATGCTTTGCAGTCTGTTGCATTTCCAAAGGTAACCTCAATAGAAAATGCGGCATTTTCCGGCTGTGACGGTCTTACCTATGCAAGTCTGCCTTCCTTATGTACGATAGGTGATCAGGCATTTTATTCCTGTAAACAGCTAAAAACTCTGGAATTTTCTCAGCTCGTAAGAGTAAACACTGCAGCATTTGAATCCTGTACAGCATTAACAGAAATCGAGATTCCAAACGTTACAAGTCTTGGATCCTCTGTATTTCGTAACTGTAAATCATTGAAGAAGGTGAATATTCCGGAGGTCATACAAATCCCGGAAAAAACATTTATGGACTGTATTTCCTTACAGACAGTCCATGCCCCTAAGGCTGAAGATATCATGGCATCGGCTTTTTATGGTGCTTCTGCTCTTACGGCAATCTCATTTCCTTCGGCAGTTGCAATAAAAGAAAAGGCTTTTTCAAACTGCAGTTCTCTACGTGCAATAGATTTGCCAAGAGCTTCGGTAATTTCAAAACAGGCTTTCAAAAACTGTACAGCACTTTCATATGCGAAGCTTCCCTCTGTTACAGTAATCAGCGAGGAAGGCTTCATGGGCTGTACGGCTTTGACCTCCATCCATGCACCGCTGGCAGAGCGTATTCGTGATGCTGCTTTCATGAGCTGCTCGTCATTAACGGATATCGTTTTACCAGGCGCTGTATATATTGATAATCAGGTCTTTTCCGATTGCAATTCCCTAACTGAAATCAAGCTGGAGCGTGCCGAACGTATCGGAAGTCGTGCATTTGAAAATTGTACAAATCTGAAAACGGCAGAATTTCCACAGGCAGATAGGATAGGTGAATTCGCCTTTCGGAATTGTTTGAAGCTGGATACTCTTCTTCTTCCTGACGGTCTGACTCCGGCGGCGGATTCCATCACGCTGACAATTGATATGACAGACGGTACGAGGGAAGCTTTGCAGGGAGATACTCTTCAGGCAGCACTTCAGACAGTCAGCCTGACAGAGATAAGCAGGCTTATTGTAATGGATGGAAGAATCTCGACAGCGGACTGGGAATGGATGAGGTCACAGCATGATACACTGCAAAATCTAAAGGAATTTGAGATACAAAGGAATTTGTATGAGATAGCCGATCTTCCCTCGGCAAACGATTACACTGCAATCTTTCCCGATTGTATTGAAAAGGTAACCATACCACAATCGGTTATCATAGGTGATTACGCCTTTGAACGATGTGCGGCCCTAACAGAAATAGAGGCACCAGAAGCATATCGCATTGGTAAGCATGCATTTGCGAAGTGTTCTTCCTTAAAGACCGCTTCTTTTCCTGAAGCTGACTTTGTGGATGAATATGCCTTCCAATTATGCGGGCAGCTTCAGAACCTGCATTTTCCTAAGGCAGAGAGCATCGGTAGCAGTGCGTTCACAGATTGCAGGGCACTTCAGAGAAACATTATGGATAAGGGCACAAAAGGCAGACCGAGAAACGGGCTGCTGACAACAAATAAAGGCTGA
- a CDS encoding replication initiator protein A, with protein sequence MTNTIYIHQPEKAVSFTRLPNFLFEAPTFTPLSNEAKILYAFILRRTELSRKNGWADEYGRIYLYYPICEVVALLHCGRQKAVNTLRELQYAGLVEIQKQGCGKPNRIYPKSYEAVPNTDFKKSRSGMPED encoded by the coding sequence ATGACAAACACCATTTATATCCATCAGCCGGAGAAAGCGGTCAGCTTTACCCGGCTGCCCAATTTCCTTTTTGAAGCCCCCACATTCACACCCCTGTCCAATGAAGCGAAGATACTGTACGCCTTTATCCTGCGCCGGACGGAGTTGTCCCGTAAGAACGGCTGGGCGGACGAGTACGGGCGGATTTACCTGTATTACCCAATCTGTGAGGTAGTCGCCCTGCTCCACTGTGGGCGGCAGAAAGCCGTCAACACCCTGCGGGAGCTGCAATACGCCGGACTGGTGGAAATCCAGAAGCAGGGCTGTGGAAAACCCAACCGGATTTACCCAAAATCCTATGAAGCGGTTCCAAACACCGACTTCAAGAAATCCCGTTCTGGTATGCCGGAGGACTGA
- a CDS encoding conjugal transfer protein, with protein MRENPYKRLPPIERKQDSSLYRMTPAQRKQANALIRRECCCCEDGNCIVLDDGDTCTCPQTVSFSVCCKWFRWAVLPLDGTLEAEIFRDKDLKRCAVCGGVFVPKSNRAKYCPGCAARVHRRQKTESERKRRSCVDS; from the coding sequence ATGAGAGAGAACCCATATAAACGACTGCCGCCCATAGAGCGCAAGCAGGACAGTTCCCTTTACCGCATGACACCGGCACAGAGGAAACAGGCAAACGCCCTGATCCGCCGGGAGTGCTGTTGCTGTGAGGACGGCAACTGCATTGTCCTTGACGATGGGGACACCTGCACCTGCCCGCAGACGGTTTCTTTCTCGGTCTGCTGTAAGTGGTTCCGCTGGGCGGTTTTGCCGCTGGACGGGACGCTGGAAGCGGAGATTTTCCGGGATAAGGACTTGAAACGCTGTGCGGTCTGCGGCGGTGTGTTCGTCCCTAAATCCAACCGGGCAAAATACTGCCCCGGCTGTGCCGCCAGAGTTCACAGGCGGCAGAAAACAGAAAGTGAACGGAAAAGGAGGTCTTGTGTGGACAGTTAG
- a CDS encoding ribulose-phosphate 3-epimerase, whose product MNIKVSPSIMCCRIEEYKPYLKLFENVQLDSVHFDIMDGTYVKNVMLGTPVYKDIKRLCSLPVDVHIMSFRPEEYMEYYDIQPGDRISFHPETTAQPYKLLQTIREKGCKAGLVLNPGTPIAYLEECIDLIDYVTLMTVNPGFAGQKMVPDAPQKIHRVRKLLDAYGKDIDIVVDGNTTMENSKIMRDAGANAFVVGTSSIIRGLDTFEDMYKAYVQALEE is encoded by the coding sequence ATGAATATAAAAGTATCACCGTCTATCATGTGCTGCAGGATAGAGGAATATAAACCGTATTTAAAGCTGTTTGAAAACGTGCAGCTGGATTCTGTGCATTTTGATATCATGGATGGAACCTATGTGAAAAACGTTATGCTGGGAACACCGGTATACAAGGATATCAAGCGTTTATGCAGTTTGCCGGTTGATGTGCATATTATGTCCTTTCGCCCGGAGGAGTATATGGAGTATTATGATATCCAGCCGGGAGATCGTATCAGCTTTCATCCGGAAACAACGGCACAGCCATATAAGCTGCTGCAGACCATACGGGAGAAGGGCTGTAAAGCCGGACTGGTATTAAATCCGGGAACGCCTATCGCGTATCTGGAGGAATGCATCGATTTGATCGACTATGTCACGCTAATGACTGTGAATCCGGGCTTTGCCGGTCAGAAAATGGTGCCGGATGCACCGCAGAAGATTCACAGAGTGCGTAAGCTTCTGGATGCATATGGAAAAGATATTGATATCGTTGTGGATGGAAATACAACCATGGAAAACAGCAAAATCATGAGGGATGCAGGAGCCAATGCATTCGTCGTGGGAACATCCAGTATTATCCGGGGACTGGATACGTTTGAGGATATGTACAAGGCGTATGTACAGGCGCTGGAAGAATAA
- a CDS encoding SIS domain-containing protein encodes MKYTEAKDTVLQELQTVFANVKEEEVLALTAAICEAESVFVVGVGRVLLMLQAFVKRLNHLGIEATYVGAVDEPAITENDLLIVGSGSGESAVPLAIVKIARTHHARIAHIGSNASSSMTPYEDLFIRIPCSTKLNLQDEIKSQQVMSSLFEQSLLLLADMVALLIVDKKQITDLHALWKKHANLE; translated from the coding sequence ATGAAGTATACAGAAGCTAAAGATACGGTACTGCAGGAGCTGCAGACGGTTTTCGCCAATGTAAAGGAAGAAGAGGTTTTAGCACTTACCGCAGCGATATGTGAAGCTGAATCCGTGTTTGTAGTCGGTGTCGGCCGTGTGCTGCTTATGCTGCAGGCGTTTGTCAAGCGGTTGAATCATCTGGGAATTGAAGCAACCTATGTCGGTGCGGTCGATGAGCCGGCGATCACTGAAAACGATCTGCTGATTGTCGGCAGCGGCTCCGGAGAAAGTGCAGTACCGCTGGCAATCGTTAAAATCGCAAGAACCCACCATGCACGAATTGCACATATCGGTAGCAATGCATCCAGCTCCATGACACCGTATGAGGATCTTTTCATCCGTATCCCATGCAGCACCAAGCTGAATCTGCAGGATGAAATTAAATCGCAGCAGGTCATGAGCAGCCTATTTGAACAGAGTCTGCTGCTATTGGCAGATATGGTGGCATTGCTGATTGTCGATAAGAAACAGATAACGGATTTGCATGCCTTATGGAAAAAGCATGCAAATCTCGAATAG
- a CDS encoding PTS sugar transporter subunit IIB — translation MENLLLVRIDDRLIHGQVMTAWMKTLPAKQIIVIDDKVAKDDFMLFVLQNAAPSGLKVIALTEDEALIKLQGGLDVPSFVLAKSPLSLKKLVENGIDIRAVNIGGMGMKAGRTTVYKNVSATDEERQCIKDFLDRGIDVAIQIIPSEKRFELNNILAK, via the coding sequence ATGGAAAATTTATTACTGGTTCGTATTGACGACCGACTGATTCACGGTCAGGTCATGACAGCATGGATGAAGACACTGCCGGCAAAGCAGATCATCGTCATTGATGATAAGGTTGCTAAGGATGACTTCATGCTGTTTGTATTGCAGAATGCAGCTCCAAGCGGTTTAAAGGTCATTGCTCTTACAGAGGATGAAGCGCTGATCAAGCTGCAGGGTGGTCTGGATGTGCCGAGCTTTGTTCTGGCAAAATCACCGCTGAGTCTGAAAAAGCTGGTTGAAAACGGCATAGATATCAGGGCTGTGAATATCGGCGGTATGGGAATGAAGGCAGGAAGAACGACAGTTTATAAAAATGTATCCGCAACGGATGAGGAACGCCAATGCATCAAGGATTTTCTGGATCGTGGGATTGATGTGGCGATTCAGATCATTCCGAGTGAAAAGCGTTTTGAATTGAACAATATACTTGCAAAATAA
- a CDS encoding TIGR04076 family protein produces MKKWYDEEYTWEIEVTGFLRSDHTERYCRNGEEIGDRYTCTYGCPVNLSGQGICSKTMTVMFPVMEAVRSGGDLTNIGGNSTYSKELVCPDGCVMFCMTAKKVHENNFYKGKFYD; encoded by the coding sequence ATGAAAAAATGGTATGATGAGGAATACACATGGGAAATAGAGGTTACAGGCTTTCTGCGCAGTGATCACACAGAACGTTATTGCAGAAACGGGGAGGAAATCGGGGATCGCTATACATGTACCTATGGCTGTCCGGTAAACCTATCGGGACAGGGCATCTGTTCCAAAACGATGACCGTGATGTTTCCAGTTATGGAGGCTGTACGTAGCGGCGGTGATTTAACCAATATCGGAGGAAACAGCACTTACAGCAAGGAGCTTGTATGTCCGGACGGCTGTGTTATGTTTTGTATGACGGCAAAGAAAGTACATGAGAATAATTTTTATAAAGGAAAATTCTATGATTAA
- a CDS encoding PTS sugar transporter subunit IIA, with the protein MVGFVIASHGVFCEGLKSSTEMIGGTIAQCAAVALQPGEDPDAYGERLKKAIEDTDSGDGVLVLNDLRGGTPFNRSLMLSREQHIIIVVGANLPMLLTLTLGRNEESTLDDLAAMAESEAKESIGTIRYNKG; encoded by the coding sequence ATGGTTGGTTTTGTAATCGCAAGCCACGGAGTATTCTGTGAAGGATTAAAAAGCAGCACGGAAATGATTGGCGGTACCATTGCACAATGTGCTGCTGTTGCGCTGCAGCCGGGGGAGGACCCGGATGCATACGGGGAACGGCTGAAAAAGGCGATTGAGGATACAGACAGCGGGGATGGTGTTCTTGTGCTGAATGATCTTCGTGGCGGTACACCGTTTAACCGTTCTCTGATGCTTTCCAGAGAACAGCATATCATCATCGTTGTCGGTGCGAATCTGCCAATGCTGCTGACATTGACGCTGGGTAGAAATGAGGAATCCACATTGGATGATCTTGCGGCCATGGCGGAGTCTGAGGCAAAGGAAAGCATTGGTACTATTCGCTATAACAAAGGATAA
- a CDS encoding plasmid recombination protein, which yields MAQHAILRFEKHKGNPARPLEAHHERQKEQYASNPDIDTSRSKYNFHIVKPESRYYHFIQNRIEQAGCRTRKDSTRFVDTLITASPEFFKKKPPKEIQEFFHRAADFLIGRVGKENIVSAVVHMDEKTPHLHLVFVPLTEDNRLCAKEIIGNRANLTKWQDDFHAYMVEKYPDLERGESASKTGRKHIPTRLFKQAVNLSKQARAIEATLDGINPLNAGKKKEEALSMLKKWFPQMGNFSGQLKKYKVTINDLLAENEKLEARAKASEKGKMKDTMERAKLESELHDIQRLVDRIPPDILAELKRQQRQHGKER from the coding sequence ATGGCACAACACGCAATTTTGCGGTTTGAAAAGCACAAGGGCAATCCGGCAAGGCCGCTGGAAGCCCATCACGAACGGCAAAAGGAACAGTACGCCAGCAATCCCGACATTGACACCAGCCGGAGCAAGTACAATTTCCATATCGTCAAGCCGGAGAGCCGCTATTACCATTTCATTCAAAACCGCATTGAACAGGCTGGCTGCCGCACCCGTAAGGATAGTACCCGGTTTGTCGATACGCTGATTACCGCCAGCCCGGAGTTTTTCAAGAAGAAGCCCCCAAAGGAGATACAGGAATTTTTCCATAGGGCGGCTGATTTCTTAATCGGGCGGGTAGGGAAAGAAAATATCGTGTCGGCGGTGGTACACATGGACGAGAAAACACCCCACCTGCATTTGGTCTTTGTCCCGCTGACAGAGGACAACCGCCTGTGTGCAAAGGAGATTATCGGGAACAGAGCCAACCTTACAAAGTGGCAGGACGATTTTCACGCCTACATGGTGGAGAAATATCCCGACTTGGAGCGTGGGGAAAGCGCCAGCAAGACAGGCAGGAAGCATATCCCCACCCGTCTGTTCAAGCAGGCGGTCAATCTCTCCAAACAGGCAAGAGCCATTGAAGCCACGCTGGACGGCATTAACCCGCTGAATGCCGGAAAGAAAAAAGAGGAAGCCCTCTCCATGCTGAAAAAGTGGTTCCCACAGATGGGGAATTTCTCCGGGCAACTGAAAAAATACAAGGTCACAATCAATGACCTGTTAGCGGAAAATGAAAAGCTGGAAGCAAGGGCAAAAGCCAGTGAAAAAGGCAAGATGAAAGATACGATGGAACGGGCAAAGCTGGAAAGCGAGCTGCACGACATTCAGCGGCTGGTAGACCGTATCCCGCCGGATATACTGGCGGAACTGAAACGGCAGCAGCGGCAGCATGGAAAGGAAAGGTGA
- a CDS encoding GNAT family N-acetyltransferase has product MTNEFINLTEENLYNEHLCCIIRSRKPHPGITAKREWLFDRLKEGHVFRKLDVKGTVFIEYAPLETAWVPIIGADYYYIYCLWATGEYKGKGYGRELMEYCLADARAKGKSGVCMLGAKKQKAWLTDQAFAKKFGFEVADTTESGYELLAYSFDGTLPSFTEQAKNSQIKDKELTIYYDMQCPYILKNIEIVKQYCDTQDVPVTFHLIDTLEKAKALPCVFNNWAVFYKGTFQTVNLLLDIAGLKRIVKK; this is encoded by the coding sequence ATGACAAATGAATTTATAAATCTTACAGAGGAAAACCTCTACAATGAGCATCTCTGCTGTATTATTCGCAGCAGAAAGCCGCATCCCGGCATAACGGCGAAAAGGGAATGGCTGTTTGACCGGCTGAAGGAAGGTCATGTATTTCGGAAATTAGATGTGAAAGGGACGGTATTCATTGAATATGCACCGCTGGAAACCGCGTGGGTGCCAATCATTGGTGCTGATTATTATTACATTTACTGTCTTTGGGCAACCGGCGAGTATAAGGGAAAAGGATATGGCAGAGAGCTGATGGAATACTGTCTGGCAGATGCCAGAGCAAAGGGAAAATCCGGTGTATGCATGCTGGGGGCAAAAAAACAAAAGGCATGGCTTACGGATCAAGCCTTCGCAAAGAAATTCGGATTTGAGGTCGCAGATACGACAGAAAGCGGTTATGAATTGCTGGCATACTCTTTTGATGGAACACTGCCTTCCTTTACGGAACAGGCGAAGAACTCGCAGATTAAGGATAAGGAACTGACCATCTACTATGATATGCAATGTCCTTATATTCTAAAGAACATAGAAATCGTGAAGCAGTATTGTGATACACAGGATGTTCCGGTGACATTCCATCTGATTGATACCTTGGAAAAGGCAAAGGCTCTGCCCTGCGTGTTCAATAACTGGGCGGTATTTTATAAAGGTACTTTTCAAACGGTCAATTTACTGCTGGATATCGCCGGACTAAAGCGTATAGTAAAGAAATAA